Within the Kribbella aluminosa genome, the region CCGATACGAGGTCGCGGCAGACGCTCGCGATCCAGTCGTACGGATGGGCGTCCGGCCGGTGCACCAGCTGCTCCGGGTAGCCGTGGATCTGGTCGGCCCGCAGGTTGCAGGTGTACGACGCACCGGCCGCGTCCATCGCCCGCGCGAACAGCTGCACCTCACCGTCGGCGGGGACCAGCAGACATTGAGGCGTGTAGAAGGACCATGCGTCGTACCCGGTCAGATAGAAGAGGTTCGCGGGGTCGCTGACCACCAGCGCGCCGAGGCTGCGTTCGGCCAGGACGGCGCGGACCCGGGCCAGCCGGCCGGCGTACTCGTCAGGCTCGACCGCCTGCTCCAGCAGGTCGGACACGGGCTCACCCCTTCCCGGTTCGCTCATGAGTAACTTGCCGCCGGTCGTGCGGTCAGCAGGTGCTGTCCCGGCCCGATCCCGGTGTGACCGGCGAGTTCCAGGACGGCCCACATCGTGACCTGGTTCGCGGTCAGCACCGGCTTGCCGAGCGTCGCCTCCAGGCCGGCGATCACGTCGTACGTCGGCAGGTTGGTGCAGCTGATGAAAATCGCCTCGACCGTAGGATTGTCGACACTCCGCACAAGTTCGACGGTCGTCTCGTAGGGCACCGCCCAGATCTGCGCGATCAGCCCGAGCCCGGCCGTCGCGACCACCTCGATGCCGGCCTCGGCCAGGTACGCGGACAGGCCCGCGGTCAGGTCGTTCGTGTACGGCGTGACGGTCGCGATCCGGTTGATCCCGAGCCGACGGAGCGCGAGCAACAGGGCTCCGCTGGTGGTCACCGCGGCCGGTGCCCCCGCGCCGACCATCGCGTCGACGAGTGCGAGCTCGCCGTCGAGCCCGCCGACGAAACTGCCGAAAGTACAGGCGTACGCGACCGCCAGTGGGGCGACCGCGAGTACGTCGTACGTCGTCCGCGCGATGAGGTCCGGATCCGAGATGTGCACCGCCATCTCGACGGTGGCGGCCATCGGAGCGTAGGGCGTCCGGGTGAGGTGCAGGGTGACGTCGTCGGGGACCCAGCGCCACAGCTCCCGGTCGAGCGCGAAGTCGTACGGCGCGACGACACCGATGCCGGTCTGCAACAGCGGCGGGACCGCTGCCGGCATCGGGTTGGTGATGGGACGCGTGCTCATGCGAGTCAGTGTGCGGCCCGGGGGAGATTGTTGACAATCCTACCAGCGAGTTCCTAGCCTCGAACCTGTGCCGGCCCCCGTCGAACGCCCAGTCGTCGCGGTGCTCTGCGAGCGGGCGACGGACCGCCCTCCGGGTCTCGACGGCCTGCCCGTCGACTTCCGGTACTGCTCCGCGGACGGCCTACGGGGCGCGGTGCAGGGCGCCCGGGTGTTGTTGCTCTGGGACTTCTTCTCGACAGCGGTACGTGATGTCTGGGTGGACGCCGGATCGCTGGAGTGGATTCATGTCACTGCCGCCGGGGTCGACACGCTGCTCTTCGACGAACTGCGGGACTCGGCGGTCGTAGTCACGAATGCACATGGGGTGTTCGACCGTCCGATCGCGGAGTACGTACTGGGTGCGGTGATCGCGCACGCCAAGGACAGCCTGCGCAGTTTCGACCTGCAGCGCGAGCGCCGGTGGCAGCACCGCGAGACCCGGAGCGTACTGGGCGCGAAGGCGCTCGTCGTCGGGACCGGGGCGATCGGCCGGGCCACCGCCCGGCTGCTTCGCGCCGCCGGGCTGCAGGTGCGGGGCGTCGGCCGGGTCGCGCGTGGGGACGACCCGGACTTCGGCGAGATCGTTGCCAGCAGCAATCTGTCCGCCGAGGTCGGCTGGGCGGATCACGTGGTGCTCGCGGCGCCGTTGACCGCTGCGACCCGAGGGCTGGTCGATGCCGGCGTACTGGCTGCGATGCGGCCGGGATCGCACCTCGTCAACGTCGCCCGTGGTCCGATTGTCGACGAAACCGCACTGCTCGACGCCGTTGCCACCGGGCGCATCGCGGCCACCCTGGACGTGTTCGACCGCGAACCGCTGCCGCCGGACCACCCGCTCTGGACGGCGCCGAACCTGACGGTCACCGCGCACATGTCCGGCGACGTGATCGGCTGGCGCGACACCCTCGCGGCCCAGTTCGCGGACAACGTGAGCCGCTGGCTGGCCGGCGAACCGTTGCTGAACATTGTCGACAAGAAACTTGGCTACATTCCGACAGGAGATCGATGACTCAAGCAACCGAGTTGGTCGAGGGCTACCGAACCGGAGCGCTGTCCCCGGTTGACGCGACGCAGGCCGCGCTGGACGCGATCGAGCAGTACGACGCGCAGGTGAACGCGTTCGTCCTGGTCGATGCCGAGGGTGCACTCGCCGCGGCCAAGGAGTCCGAGAGCCGTTGGCGCGCCGGCCGGCCGCTCGGACCCGGTGACGGGGTGCCGACGTCGGTGAAGGACGCATTGTGGACAAACGGATGGCCGACAATGCGCGGCAGCACGATGATCGACCCGGCCGGGCCGTGGGACGAGGACGCGCCGTCGGTCGCCCGGCTGCGTGAGACCGGCGCGGTCATCCTCGGCAAGACGACCACGCCGGAGTACTCGTGGAAAGGCGTCACCGACTCGTTCACGTACGGCGCGACCGGCAACCCGTGGGATCCGACGAAGACCTCGGGTGGTTCGAGTGGCGGCTCCGCGACCGCGGTCGGGCTCGGCATGGGCGTGTGGTCGCTCGGTACCGACGGTGGCGGCTCCGTGCGGATCCCGGCGGCGTTCACCGGCACGGTTGCGTTGAAGCCGACGTACGGACTGATCCCGCTGTTCCCGCCGAGCGCATTCGGCACGTTGTCGCACGCGGGTCCGATGACGCGGACCGTGCGGGACGCGGCGGCGCTGCTCGACGTGGTGACCGGCTTCGACCCGCGGGACTGGTCGGCGATGCCGACGCCGGCCCGGTCGTTCCTGGACGGGCTGGACGACGGGGTCGCCGGACTGCGGATCGGTTTCTCGGCGGATCTTGGTTTTGTTGACAATGATCCTGAGGTCGAGGCGCTGGTGCGCTCGGCGGTCGACGTTCTGGCCGCCCTCGGCGCCGAGGTGACCGAGGTGGATCCTG harbors:
- a CDS encoding maleate cis-trans isomerase family protein; the protein is MSTRPITNPMPAAVPPLLQTGIGVVAPYDFALDRELWRWVPDDVTLHLTRTPYAPMAATVEMAVHISDPDLIARTTYDVLAVAPLAVAYACTFGSFVGGLDGELALVDAMVGAGAPAAVTTSGALLLALRRLGINRIATVTPYTNDLTAGLSAYLAEAGIEVVATAGLGLIAQIWAVPYETTVELVRSVDNPTVEAIFISCTNLPTYDVIAGLEATLGKPVLTANQVTMWAVLELAGHTGIGPGQHLLTARPAASYS
- a CDS encoding amidase, with translation MTQATELVEGYRTGALSPVDATQAALDAIEQYDAQVNAFVLVDAEGALAAAKESESRWRAGRPLGPGDGVPTSVKDALWTNGWPTMRGSTMIDPAGPWDEDAPSVARLRETGAVILGKTTTPEYSWKGVTDSFTYGATGNPWDPTKTSGGSSGGSATAVGLGMGVWSLGTDGGGSVRIPAAFTGTVALKPTYGLIPLFPPSAFGTLSHAGPMTRTVRDAAALLDVVTGFDPRDWSAMPTPARSFLDGLDDGVAGLRIGFSADLGFVDNDPEVEALVRSAVDVLAALGAEVTEVDPGFTDPIDAFNVLWWSGAAKVLSGHIVDNRVDPGLRRVAELGAAYTASDFLDATAVRMELGTLMGRFHQQYDVLVTPTLPITAFPVGQDVPDGSASPDWTDWTPYTYPFNLTQQPALMVPCGFTVAGLPVGLQIVGNRHADALTLQVGQAYQAATDWHRLTPSLEAR
- a CDS encoding D-2-hydroxyacid dehydrogenase, coding for MPAPVERPVVAVLCERATDRPPGLDGLPVDFRYCSADGLRGAVQGARVLLLWDFFSTAVRDVWVDAGSLEWIHVTAAGVDTLLFDELRDSAVVVTNAHGVFDRPIAEYVLGAVIAHAKDSLRSFDLQRERRWQHRETRSVLGAKALVVGTGAIGRATARLLRAAGLQVRGVGRVARGDDPDFGEIVASSNLSAEVGWADHVVLAAPLTAATRGLVDAGVLAAMRPGSHLVNVARGPIVDETALLDAVATGRIAATLDVFDREPLPPDHPLWTAPNLTVTAHMSGDVIGWRDTLAAQFADNVSRWLAGEPLLNIVDKKLGYIPTGDR